One Oryza sativa Japonica Group chromosome 8, ASM3414082v1 DNA window includes the following coding sequences:
- the LOC4346047 gene encoding transcription termination factor MTEF18, mitochondrial, which yields MLRSVPAARHRWLPWNGLARGSSRTPHCHAAAAAVSSWHVHDSSSPCASSWSWASQVGDRIQLRPFSAAPAIVGDGIEDVDDRRVKQMRRRRDARIAQKAFMEYLHVTRGICFSDAEHMSKRSPIFISKLLEKVKDAAKEPTEEGEEVPFRSKVKKREMRDERVSKALVRLFNFHPINEFEPFFESIGIAPGEYEPLLPRDLMFLNDDETMLDNFRVLCNYGIARTKIGRIYRDATEVFSFGHGVLASKLKALEDQGLSKTSVIKLVMSSPVILVRDPNVELKILRWLDDVGIQRDWLGRFLSVKKSYNWGKMVQVPQFFSDLGFTNEGIGKLVRQNPDFLFSGSGKMLFSAVLVMLKAGFGKKELVDLFLNFPNLSVDNFTRNLRRGIFFLAEIGVSEEDIKKFVVSNGSILGSVQLKKPNSIMTHLSVGKKRLCRMVMEDPQLLMKFSLGAKVSRIPKVDLHEASFKEKVKFLQNLGFMEGSERMTRGLKAFRGKGDELKDRYDFLVKTGLDPEHVVQMITMAPHVLNQKIHVLESKISFLVNDMGYPLSTLVIFPSFLSFTVERTKLRFLMYNWLLEKGVIATGLALSTLLATADKHFVKRYVVRHPMGLEVWEKFKTEVASTKNNTPCTPDD from the coding sequence ATGCTCCGGTCAGTGCCAGCCGCTCGCCACAGGTGGCTTCCATGGAATGGCCTTGCCAGGGGCTCATCCAGAACCCCACATtgtcatgctgctgctgctgctgtcagTTCTTGGCATGTCCATGATTCATCATCACCATGTGCGTCGAGCTGGAGCTGGGCCAGTCAGGTTGGTGACAGGATTCAGCTGCGGCCATTCTCGGCCGCTCCGGCGATCGTCGGGGATGGGATTGAGGATGTGGATGATCGGAGGGTCAAGCAGATGCGGAGGAGGCGCGACGCCCGCATCGCGCAGAAGGCATTCATGGAGTACCTCCATGTCACGCGTGGGATTTGCTTCAGTGATGCCGAGCACATGAGCAAGCGCTCGCCGATCTTCATCAGCAAGCTGCTGGAGAAGGTGAAGGATGCGGCGAAGGAGCCcacggaggagggggaggaggtgcCCTTCAGGTCGAAGGTGAAGAAGAGGGAGATGAGGGATGAGAGGGTCAGCAAGGCGTTGGTGCGGCTGTTCAACTTCCACCCTATCAACGAGTTCGAGCCGTTCTTCGAGAGTATCGGCATCGCGCCGGGCGAGTATGAGCCATTGTTGCCTCGTGATCTCATGTTTCTCAATGATGATGAGACGATGCTCGACAATTTCCGGGTGCTTTGCAACTATGGCATCGCGCGCACCAAGATAGGGAGGATATACAGGGATGCTACCGAAGTGTTTAGTTTTGGCCATGGAGTTCTTGCGTCGAAGCTGAAGGCCCTTGAGGATCAAGGGTTGAGTAAGACCAGTGTGATCAAGCTAGTGATGTCGAGCCCTGTCATACTGGTCCGTGATCCAAATGTGGAATTGAAGATTCTGCGCTGGCTAGATGATGTTGGAATTCAGAGAGACTGGCTTGGCCGATTCTTATCTGTAAAGAAGTCTTATAACTGGGGAAAGATGGTCCAAGTCCCTCAGTTCTTCAGTGATTTAGGATTCACTAATGAAGGTATTGGCAAATTGGTCAGACAGAATCCCGATTTCTTGTTTAGTGGTTCAGGAAAGATGCTGTTCTCGGCAGTCCTCGTCATGCTAAAAGCTGGGTTTGGAAAAAAGGAATTGGTTGATCTTTTTCTGAATTTCCCAAATTTGTCAGTCGACAATTTCACGAGGAACCTGCGAAGGGGCATATTCTTCTTAGCTGAGATTGGTGTTAGTGAAGAGGACATTAAGAAATTTGTGGTGTCTAACGGTTCAATACTTGGTTCCGTCCAATTGAAGAAACCAAACAGCATTATGACACATCTCAGTGTAGGGAAGAAGCGCCTTTGCAGGATGGTAATGGAGGATCCACAACTGTTGATGAAATTCTCATTAGGGGCAAAGGTCAGCCGCATACCGAAAGTTGATCTCCATGAAGCATCCTTCAAGGAGAAGGTGAAATTTTTACAGAACTTAGGATTTATGGAAGGATCCGAACGAATGACGAGGGGACTCAAAGCATTTCGTGGTAAAGGTGACGAGCTAAAAGATCGCTACGACTTCTTGGTCAAGACCGGTTTGGACCCGGAACATGTGGTGCAGATGATCACTATGGCTCCACATGTTCTGAATCAGAAGATCCATGTCCTTGAATCCAAGATATCCTTCCTTGTAAATGATATGGGATATCCTCTGAGTACCCTGGTAATTTTCCCTTCATTCCTCTCGTTTACCGTGGAGAGAACCAAGCTTAGGTTTTTGATGTACAATTGGTTGTTGGAGAAAGGAGTGATTGCTACTGGACTAGCTCTTAGCACTCTCCTAGCCACTGCAGACAAACATTTCGTAAAACGTTATGTAGTAAGGCACCCCATGGGTTTAGAAGTCTGGGAGAAATTCAAGACAGAGGTAGCTTCAACAAAAAACAACACACCCTGTACTCCAGATGATTAG
- the LOC112936214 gene encoding retrovirus-related Pol polyprotein from transposon TNT 1-94, with protein sequence MRSSMKPEAGHRAGPASPMRQSTPARMSLRHGHSIKAVEATIEIKITEGSSDFGARFAARMGGIADEVVLIDYGDRPVPVDGDGVVQISRRVVVVDKDGVLKLNARAWRGNSDGVDVAGEDDAEFTAQSARTSGAILDVGFAKLLKPAIGTNKREIHMENHPFPKRRRLMAPPPRSASAAAAAGGGFIPDDILFSEILVRLPAKCLVRFQSVCKLWRATIISTSFARRHLEHSRPRPSMVVMPRMFLSNPKKFKLQGVTFYRFQPGQSKVAELILEKRFPRGIPMFSMPLHCDGLILIPCVSGEIFVCNLTTSEFVELPRGSHSVALEHRVAFGFDPWSGKYKVARHFLRSSHSGGESRAGHEILTLGDGEDCWKWKATIDPPYPINARTPICLPGFFYWSALHSTTGHGLSKGLSEQQRHAMPAWWQVVLCPLRLAIFDKRTQDWSVDEKKRDRKAMSYIHLHLSNNILHEVLKEETAAGLWLKLEQICMTKDLTSKMHLKQKLFLHKLDTILYSRDTLTLKEVYDALHAKEKMKKMVPSEGSNSQAEGLVVRGRQQEKNTNNKSRDKSSSSYRGRSKSRGRYKSCKYCKRDGHDISECWKLQDKDKRTGKYIPKGKKEEEGKAAVVTDEKSDAELLVAYVGCAQTSDQWILDTAYTYHMCPNRDWFATYEVVQGGTVLMGDDTPCEVAGIGTVQNEMFDGCIRTLSDVRHIPNLKRSLISLCTLDRKGYKYSDGDGILKVTKGSLVVMKADIKSANLYHLRGTTILGNVAVVSDSLSNSDATNLWHMRLGHMSEIGLAELSKRGLLDGQSIGKLKFCEHCIFGKHKRVKFNTSTHTTEGILDYVHSDLWGPARKTSFGGARYMMTIVDDYSRKVWPYFLKHKYQAFDVFKEWKTMVERQTERKVKILRTDNGMEFCSKIFKSYCKSEGIVRHYTVPHTPQQNGVAERMNRTIISKARCMLSNAGLPKQFWAEAVSTACYLINQSPSYAIDKKTPIEVWSGSPANYSDLRVFGCTAYAHVDNGKLEPRAIKCIFLGYPSGVKGYKLWCPETKKVVISRNIVFHESVMLHDKPSTNVPVESQEKASVQVEHLISSGHAPEKEDVAINQDAPVIEDSDSSIVQQSPKRSIAKDKPKRNIKPSRRYIEEANIVAYALSVAEEIEGNAEPSTYSEAIVSDVCNRWITAMHDEMESLEKNHTWELVKLPKEKKPIRCKWIFKRKEGMSPSDEARYKARLVAKGYSQIPGIDFNDIFSPVVKHSSIRTLLSIVAMHDYELEQMDGKTAFLHGELEEDIYMEQPEGFVVPGKENLVCRLKKSLYGLKQSPRQWYKRFDSFMLSQKFRRSNYDSCVYLKVVDGSAIYLLLYVDDMLIAAKDKSEIEKLKAQLSSEFEMKDLGAAKKILGMEITRERHSGKLYLSQKCYSEKVLRRFNMHDAKPVSTPLAAHFRLSLDLCPQSYYDVEYMSRVPYSSAVGSLMYAMVCSRPDLSHALSVVSRYMANPGKEHWKAVQWIFRYLRGTSSACLLFGRSRDGLVGYVDSDFAGDLDRRRSFTGYVFTIGGCAVSWKASLQATVALFTTEAEYMAISEACKEAIWLRGLYTKLCGVTSCINIFCDSQSAICLTKDQMFHERTKHIDVRYHFIRCVIAEGDVKLNVSVCVSLADREQVFLSIDGWYVYKCDLRDGSLEEVIDMARDLTYDHRNGIKFRIGELPVAHYMLPCVESIVRIRP encoded by the exons ATGAGGAGCTCCATGAAGCCCGAGGCTGGGCATCGTGCTGGACCAGCTAGCCCCATGCGGCAGTCCACGCCGGCGAG GATGTCTCTAAGACATGGACATTCGATAAAAGCAGTGGAGGCAACCATAGAAATCAAGATCACCGAAGGCTCAAGCGATTTCGGTGCACGGTTTGCTGCACGCATGGGCGGTATCGCTGATGAAGTGGTGCTGATCGACTACGGTGACCGGCCGGTGCCcgtcgatggcgacggcgtcgtTCAGATCTCACGGCGGGTGGTTGTCGTCGACAAAGATGGAGTGCTCAAGCTCAATGCAAGAGCTTGGAGAGGCAACTCAGATGGGGTTGATGTTGCTGGAGAAGATGATGCCGAGTTCACCGCTCAGAGTGCTAGAACATCAGGTGCTATACTTGATGTTGGCTTTGCGAAGTT ATTGAAGCCGGCAATCGGCACAAACAAACGAGAGATCCATATGGAGAACCACCCATTCCCAAAACGACGCCGTctgatggcgccgccgccgcggtcagcttccgccgccgccgccgccggcggtggctttATCCCTGATGATATACTTTTCTCCGAAATCCTCGTCCGACTTCCCGCGAAGTGCCTTGTGCGATTCCAATCCGTGTGCAAGCTGTGGCGCGCCACCATAATCAGCACCAGCTTCGCGCGCCGCCACCTGGAGCATTCCAGGCCCAGGCCATCCATGGTCGTCATGCCACGGATGTTTCTGAGTAACCCCAAGAAGTTTAAACTTCAGGGTGTCACTTTCTACAGGTTCCAGCCAGGGCAGAGCAAGGTTGCCGAGCTCATCCTAGAGAAGAGATTTCCCCGTGGGATCCCAATGTTCAGCATGCCTCTGCACTGCGACGGCCTCATCCTGATCCCTTGCGTCTCGGGAGAGATCTTCGTGTGCAACCTGACGACCAGCGAGTTCGTTGAGCTGCCGAGAGGAAGCCACAGTGTTGCACTGGAGCACAGGGTCGCCTTCGGGTTCGACCCTTGGAGTGGCAAGTACAAGGTGGCTAGGCACTTCCTCCGCTCATCACACAGCGGAGGAGAATCCCGGGCTGGACATGAGATCTTGACTCTTGGTGATGGAGAAGATTGTTGGAAATGGAAGGCGACCATAGATCCGCCATATCCTATCAATGCTAGGACTCCGATCTGTCTCCCAGGGTTCTTCTACTGGAGCGCTCTCCACTCCACGACCGGCCATGGCCTTAGCAAG GGGCTTTCTGAGCAACAACGACATGCTATGCCAGCTTGGTGGCAAGTTGTGCTATGTCCACTCCGCCTCGCCAT ATTTGATAAGAGGACACAGGATTGGTCTGTTgatgagaagaaaagggatCGTAAGGCTATGTCATATATTCATCTTCATCTATCTAACAATATTTTGCATGAGGTGCTTAAGGAGGAGACAGCCGCTGGGCTGTGGTTGAAGCTGGAACAGATATGCATGACTAAGGATCTTACCAGTAAGATGCACCTGAAGCAAAAGTTATTTTTGCACAAGTT GGATACTATACTTTATAGCCGTGATACTCTAACTTTGAAAGAAGTTTATGATGCTTTGCATGCCaaagaaaagatgaagaagatggtaCCCTCTGAAGGTTCAAATTCACAAGCAGAAGGCTTGGTTGTTCGAGGCAGGCAACAggagaagaacacaaacaacaaATCAAGAGATAAAAGCTCAAGTAGCTACCGTGGGAGATCAAAGTCCAGAGGCAGGTATAAGTCATGCAAATACTGTAAGAGAGATGGACATGATATCTCTGAGTGTTGGAAGCTACAGGATAAAGACAAGAGAACCGGAAAATACATACCAAAAggtaagaaagaagaggaaggtaAAGCCGCAGTTGTTACTGATGAGAAGTCTGATGCAGAATTGCTTGTTGCTTATGTTGGTTGTGCACAAACTAGTGACCAGTGGATACTTGATACTGCATACACCTATCACATGTGCCCGAATAGGGATTGGTTTGCCACTTATGAAGTTGTTCAAGGTGGTACTGTTTTGATGGGTGATGATACACCATGCGAGGTTGCAGGTATTGGAACAGTTCAGAACGAGATGTTTGATGGCTGTATTAGAACATTGTCAGATGTGCGGCATATTCCAAATTTGAAGAGAAGTCTCATCTCTTTATGTACTCTTGATCGCAAAGGGTACAAATATTCCGATGGAGACGGAATTTTGAAGGTAACTAAAGGCTCTCTTGTTGTGATGAAAGCTGATATTAAATCTGCCAATCTATACCATCTGCGAGGTACAACTATATTAGGTAATGTTGCAGTAGTTTCTGATTCATTATCTAATTCCGATGCTACTAATCTTTGGCATATGCGTCTTGGGCATATGAGTGAAATTGGTTTGGCAGAATTGAGCAAGCGAGGATTGCTAGATGGACAAAGCATCGGGAAGCTCAAATTTTGTGAGCATTGCATCTTTGGCAAGCATAAGAGGGTGAAGTTCAACACATCTACACATACTACTGAAGGTATTCTTGATTATGTGCATTCTGATTTATGGGGGCCTGCTCGTAAGACATCTTTTGGAGGTGCTCGTTACATGATGACTATCGTTGATGATTATTCGCGAAAAGTTTGGCCTTATTTCTTGAAGCACAAATATCAAGCTTTTGATGTGTTTAAAGAGTGGAAAACTATGGTTGAAAGACAAACTGAAAGGAAGGTGAAAATCCTTCGTACTGACAATGGGATGGAGTTctgttctaagatatttaaatcATATTGCAAGTCTGAAGGCATTGTGCGTCACTACACCGTTCCTCAcacacctcaacaaaatggCGTAGCTGAGCGTATGAACAGGACAATTATATCAAAGGCCCGTTGTATGTTGTCTAATGCAGGTTTGCCTAAACAGTTTTGGGCGGAAGCTGTTTCCACTGCTTGTTATCTTATCAATCAATCACCTagttatgccattgataagaaGACTCCAATTGAGGTATGGTCTGGTTCCCCAGCAAATTATTCAGACTTAAGAGTATTTGGTTGTACtgcttatgctcatgttgataatgGTAAATTGGAGCCTAGAGCTATTAAGTGCATTTTTCTTGGTTATCCGTCTGGTGTGAAAGGCTATAAGTTATGGTGTCCTGAAACCAAAAAGGTTGTGATTAGTAGAAATATTGTCTTCCATGAATCAGTTATGTTACATGACAAACCTTCTACTAATGTTCCTGTTGAGAGTCAGGAGAAAGCAAGTGTGCAGGTGGAGCACTTGATCAGTTCAGGGCATGCACCAGAAAAAGAAGATGTTGCTATTAACCAAGATGCACCTGTTATTGAAGATTCAGATTCTTCTATTGTTCAGCAGTCTCCAAAACGTTCTATTGCAAAAGATAAGcccaaaagaaatattaaacctTCTCGAAGATATATTGAAGAAGCGAACATAGTTGCTTATGCTTTGAGTGTAGCAGAAGAAATTGAAGGTAATGCCGAACCTTCTACATATTCTGAGGCTATTGTTTCTGATGTTTGCAATAGATGGATAACTGCTATGCATGATGAGATGGAGTCACTTGAAAAGAATCATACTTGGGAATTGGTGAAGTTGCCAAAGGAGAAGAAACCTATCCGTTGCAAGTGGATcttcaaaagaaaggaaggtaTGTCTCCAAGTGATGAGGCAAGGTACAAAGCAAGGTTAGTTGCTAAAGGTTATAGCCAGATTCCAGGTATTGATTTCAATGATATCTTTTCCCCTGTTGTGAAGCATAGTTCAATTCGTACTTTACTCAGTATTGTTGCAATGCATGATTATGAACTAGAGCAAATGGATGGTAAGACTGCATTTTTACATGGGGAGTTAGAAGAGGACATTTATATGGAGCAACCTGAAGGTTTTGTTGTTCCTGGAAAAGAGAACCTAGTCTGTAGATTGAAGAAATCTctttatgggttgaagcagtCACCTAGACAGTGGTATAAGAGATTTGACTCTTTCATGCTTTCTCAGAAGTTTAGAAGATCCAATTATGATAGCTGTGTTTATCTTAAAGTTGTTGATGGTTCAGCTATATATTTGCTTCTTTATGTCGATGATATGTTGATTGCTGCAAAAGATAAATCAGAGATAGAAAAGTTGAAGGCACAATTGAGTAgtgaatttgagatgaaggatttgggtgcaGCGAAGAAAATTCTCGGTATGGAAATTACTAGAGAAAGACATTCTGGCAAGTTATATCTTAGTCAGAAATGTTATAGTGAAAAAGTTCTTCGTCGTTTCAATATGCATGATGCAAAACCAGTGAGTACTCCGTTAGCTGCACATTTCAGATTATCTTTAGATTTATGTCCACAGTCATATTATGATGTTGAATACATGTCTAGAGTTCCTTATTCAAGTGCAGTTGGTTCACTTATGTATGCCATGGTATGTTCTCGTCCTGACTTATCACATGCATTGAGTGTTGTCAGTAGATACATGGCTAATCCTGGCAAAGAGCATTGGAAAGCTGTTCAATGGATTTTCAGATACCTACGTGGTACATCTAGTGCTTGTTTGCTGTTTGGGAGATCTAGAGATGGACTTGTTGGTTATGTGGATTCAGATTTTGCTGGAGATTTGGATAGGAGAAGATCGTTCACAGGTTATGTTTTCACTATTGGAGGATGTGCTGTTAGTTGGAAGGCAAGTTTGCAAGCAACTGTTGCCTTATTTACTACTGAAGCAGAGTATATGGCTATTTCTGAAGCTTGTAAAGAAGCTATTTGGCTTAGAGGTTTGTACACTAAGCTTTGTGGAGTTACGTCttgcattaatatattttgtgatagtcAAAGTGCAATATGTCTTACAAAGGATCAAATGTTCCATGAGagaacaaagcacattgatgtgAGATATCACTTTATTCGATGTGTGATTgctgaaggtgatgtcaag CTCAATGTATCCGTCTGCGTTTCTCTGGCCGATCGAGAACAGGTTTTCCTATCCATTGATGGCTGGTACGTTTACAAGTGCGACCTGCGTGATGGGTCGCTCGAAGAAGTGATCGACATGGCGCGTGACTTGACGTATGATCACCGGAATGGGATAAAATTCCGCATTGGTGAGCTCCCTGTTGCCCACTACATGCTGCCCTGTGTGGAATCGATCGTCCGTATTAGGCCATGA